The Crocinitomicaceae bacterium genome includes a region encoding these proteins:
- a CDS encoding gliding motility-associated C-terminal domain-containing protein encodes MKLLKKLLLIALFIIAGGQELKAQIDTNFWFAAPWVTPDHWWRDPIAFEISTFGNPTTVRIQQPASSYDTIFTVPANSLFTKYVTHIMNSLESKPADALLNTGVHITSDYPITVVYDIITRSPQFYNPETYSLKGNNGLGYEFVAPFQTKWNNQTLGGDLNGDALVTQPRQQISIVASEDNTTIWITPKCAIVGHPAGVTFSVVLPVKGNVYTVQNMVGNTNVLGNNLAGTVIVSDKPVSVTVSDDSVNPSGGGGCYDLMGDQIVPTDVIGTDYIVNKGFLNGGSDESLYAMAVENFTTVTINDGVTSVTTILNQGDTYSFITDYQLTYVTADKPIYMLHMSGYGCELGEAILPPLNCAGSDQVSFARPNGQSFLLDILCPAGSEDDFTLNGSAALVPAGAFSPVPGTGGAWMGAQISYTTAQIPAGTANLITNSTDYFSLGIINGGATTGCLYHYMSSFIRRVYVDAGIDQTLCKGNTDINLTGSVSGGVTTGIWSVLDGTGTFANPTNLNGTYTPSPSDYTQGYLTFVLQSTGNCLPEFDTMKVTFIESPQVTAGADQYYCRNNIPDIPVNGTLQYAVGSLWSGGTGGAFDDPSDLNTFYVASPADVLEDSLLLIITSSGSFFSCPDDKDTVVIYFTEPPVVFAGPDIVTCASEPDVPVAGSVTGASSTGIWTTSGSGSFSPSETDLSSTYTMSSSDTTLSSLTLVLTSTGNGGCLAVADSLMVTILDQPIINIISDDSICANLPVLSLDGTVTTGYSVLWTVDGFGSVSSPTSQSTTYNVNPADTINGSIMVHFETSGGICPVEEDSLEIFFIDPPVAFAGPDQSFCANEPVALGGLLAGSASSGTWTSTGTGNFDPTNTILNPYYYASALDLSNGSVDLILTTSADFGCIADKDTVHIIYKDAPVADFSNSSACAAENTYFVDESTISSGTIVSWQYDFGDGNTSIANDPIHPYMGSGTFYATLIVESSNNCYDTITKAVYVNPVPVALFQNEYACQGETVQFEDISFLASGNIVGWDWDFNSGEGTSSQQNPSYIFDLAGTYPVMLSVTSDSGCVGTTTSNINVLTGPDAAFTVDPVPALALENVYYTDQTVGAIDEWYWNFGDQIGGNNQNEIHQYANGGVYTITLEVTDTAGCVDTTSQTIQVILWPVLPTAFTPNGDNENDIYIIRGGPFEAVDFKIYNNWGQLVFSTTDPNEGWNGTYNNEDAPIGVYTWTFIVHVAPGREPIIQEGDVTLIR; translated from the coding sequence ATGAAACTACTAAAAAAACTACTGTTGATTGCGCTTTTCATCATAGCGGGTGGTCAAGAGCTCAAAGCTCAGATTGATACTAATTTCTGGTTTGCTGCTCCGTGGGTCACACCTGACCACTGGTGGAGAGATCCAATTGCATTTGAAATATCAACATTTGGTAATCCTACCACGGTTCGTATTCAGCAACCTGCCAGCTCGTATGATACAATTTTTACTGTACCTGCTAACTCACTGTTCACAAAATATGTAACGCATATCATGAATAGTTTAGAGAGTAAACCGGCCGATGCCTTGCTCAATACCGGAGTTCACATTACATCAGATTATCCCATCACGGTAGTGTATGACATCATCACACGATCTCCACAATTCTACAATCCGGAAACCTATTCACTCAAAGGAAATAATGGTTTGGGCTATGAGTTTGTTGCTCCATTTCAAACCAAGTGGAATAACCAAACCTTGGGAGGTGATTTGAACGGAGATGCCCTAGTAACTCAACCACGGCAACAAATTTCAATTGTAGCTTCTGAAGATAATACCACTATTTGGATTACGCCAAAATGTGCCATAGTCGGTCATCCTGCGGGGGTAACATTTTCAGTTGTTCTGCCAGTTAAGGGCAACGTGTATACCGTTCAAAATATGGTTGGAAATACAAATGTGCTTGGCAACAATTTAGCAGGAACAGTTATTGTTTCAGATAAGCCTGTTTCAGTTACCGTATCAGATGACTCTGTGAATCCTTCAGGCGGCGGTGGCTGTTATGATTTGATGGGTGACCAAATTGTTCCAACTGATGTAATTGGCACAGATTATATCGTCAATAAAGGATTTTTAAATGGTGGCTCTGATGAATCATTATATGCCATGGCAGTAGAAAATTTTACTACCGTAACGATTAATGACGGCGTTACAAGTGTAACAACCATTTTAAATCAAGGTGACACCTATTCTTTTATCACAGATTACCAGCTAACTTATGTCACGGCAGATAAACCAATCTATATGCTTCACATGTCCGGTTACGGATGTGAATTAGGTGAAGCAATTCTTCCCCCATTAAATTGTGCCGGTTCAGATCAGGTAAGTTTTGCGCGACCAAATGGACAAAGTTTTCTTCTTGATATTTTATGTCCTGCAGGCTCTGAAGATGATTTTACGTTGAATGGTTCAGCCGCACTTGTTCCTGCTGGCGCTTTCAGTCCGGTGCCCGGAACAGGCGGGGCTTGGATGGGTGCGCAAATAAGCTACACGACTGCACAAATTCCTGCTGGCACAGCAAATCTTATTACTAATTCAACAGATTATTTTTCTTTAGGTATTATAAACGGAGGCGCAACCACCGGATGTCTATATCACTACATGTCTTCATTTATCCGACGTGTTTATGTTGATGCCGGAATTGACCAAACGCTTTGTAAAGGCAACACAGACATTAATCTTACAGGCAGTGTCAGTGGTGGTGTTACTACCGGTATCTGGAGTGTTTTAGATGGTACCGGAACTTTTGCAAATCCAACGAATCTCAATGGTACTTATACACCTTCTCCTTCAGATTACACACAAGGTTATCTAACATTTGTTTTGCAATCAACGGGGAATTGTCTGCCTGAATTTGATACCATGAAAGTAACCTTCATTGAATCTCCTCAAGTAACTGCCGGTGCTGATCAATATTATTGCAGAAACAATATTCCTGATATTCCGGTGAACGGAACATTACAATATGCTGTTGGATCTCTTTGGTCTGGTGGAACCGGTGGCGCATTTGATGATCCATCTGATTTGAATACATTTTATGTTGCTTCACCGGCCGATGTTTTGGAAGATAGTCTTTTGTTGATCATTACATCGTCAGGAAGTTTCTTCTCATGTCCTGATGATAAAGATACTGTAGTAATTTACTTCACTGAACCGCCGGTAGTATTTGCTGGACCAGACATAGTCACCTGTGCAAGTGAACCTGATGTACCAGTTGCAGGTTCAGTTACCGGAGCATCTTCTACCGGAATTTGGACAACCTCTGGGTCTGGAAGTTTTTCTCCGTCTGAAACAGATTTGAGTTCAACGTATACCATGAGTTCATCTGATACTACCTTGTCAAGTTTGACACTTGTGCTTACATCAACCGGCAATGGAGGCTGTCTGGCTGTTGCAGATAGTTTGATGGTGACAATTCTTGATCAGCCTATAATAAATATTATTTCTGATGATTCTATTTGTGCCAATCTTCCTGTATTGAGTCTTGATGGAACAGTAACAACAGGTTATTCTGTTTTGTGGACGGTTGATGGGTTTGGATCTGTTTCAAGTCCAACATCTCAAAGCACAACCTACAATGTAAATCCTGCAGATACAATTAATGGATCAATTATGGTACATTTTGAAACTAGCGGAGGTATTTGTCCGGTGGAAGAAGATTCACTGGAAATATTTTTTATTGATCCACCGGTTGCTTTTGCAGGGCCAGATCAATCATTCTGTGCCAACGAACCAGTTGCACTGGGAGGCTTGCTTGCAGGTTCTGCTTCATCAGGAACATGGACTTCAACCGGTACAGGAAATTTTGATCCAACCAACACAATTCTTAATCCATACTATTATGCTTCAGCACTGGATTTAAGTAACGGTTCAGTTGATCTTATTTTAACTACATCAGCTGATTTTGGATGTATTGCCGATAAAGATACCGTACACATTATTTATAAAGATGCACCGGTAGCAGACTTTAGCAACTCTTCAGCTTGCGCCGCAGAGAACACTTATTTTGTTGATGAATCTACTATTTCTTCAGGCACAATAGTATCATGGCAATATGATTTTGGTGATGGAAATACTTCTATTGCAAATGATCCAATTCACCCTTATATGGGATCAGGTACTTTTTACGCAACACTCATTGTGGAATCATCAAACAATTGCTACGACACAATCACAAAAGCTGTATATGTAAATCCAGTGCCGGTGGCTTTATTCCAAAATGAGTATGCATGCCAAGGAGAGACGGTACAGTTTGAAGATATTTCATTTTTAGCCTCAGGCAATATTGTAGGTTGGGATTGGGATTTTAATAGCGGAGAAGGAACAAGCAGTCAACAAAACCCTTCATACATTTTTGATTTAGCAGGCACTTACCCTGTAATGTTAAGTGTAACTTCTGATTCAGGATGCGTTGGAACGACCACTTCAAATATTAATGTTTTAACCGGACCAGATGCGGCGTTTACTGTTGACCCTGTGCCTGCATTGGCACTTGAAAATGTTTATTATACAGATCAAACAGTTGGAGCAATTGACGAATGGTACTGGAATTTTGGTGACCAAATTGGAGGAAATAATCAAAATGAAATTCATCAATATGCCAACGGCGGAGTTTATACCATCACGCTTGAGGTTACTGATACTGCAGGCTGTGTTGATACAACATCCCAAACTATTCAGGTAATTTTGTGGCCGGTATTACCAACCGCGTTCACTCCAAATGGCGATAATGAAAATGATATTTACATTATTCGCGGAGGACCATTTGAAGCAGTAGATTTCAAGATTTATAACAACTGGGGACAACTGGTATTTTCAACTACCGATCCAAACGAAGGTTGGAACGGAACATACAATAACGAAGATGCGCCAATTGGTGTTTATACCTGGACATTCATTGTTCATGTTGCACCCGGCAGAGAACCAATTATTCAAGAAGGAGACGTAACCCTGATCAGATAA
- a CDS encoding type IX secretion system membrane protein PorP/SprF has translation MKKFLYSIIFILSCQFTIAQQQYVFTNYLLNEYYYNPALPGSENVHKANIGYRNQWAGFDGAPVTLHANFYGSYANQKKHGYGVSLMSDRSGLIQNTNIYLSYAYHIQLSDSIRMGFGVRPGYMQYNIKLYDTQLADPVDDVLNGNILSTNAIDLGFGLYVYSNKFFVSASMRQVLGSSVSFTGFNYGLVEHYSAVAGYTFRTKKKKFEFEPSVMMQYVKPAPLQLSAMFKTTYKNKYWAGLTMRTQDAVGIVIGANFWKRLNIGYAFDYSLGQVKTFNNGTHEFMLTFVVTKTKPTLDQEDEDLNNGIFEENNKKKQE, from the coding sequence ATGAAGAAATTTTTATACAGTATAATTTTTATTCTTAGTTGCCAGTTTACCATTGCACAACAGCAATATGTTTTCACCAACTATTTACTGAATGAGTACTATTATAATCCTGCTTTACCTGGCAGTGAAAATGTCCATAAAGCAAATATTGGATACAGAAATCAATGGGCAGGGTTTGATGGTGCACCGGTTACACTACATGCAAACTTTTATGGCTCATACGCAAACCAGAAAAAACATGGATATGGTGTATCCCTCATGTCTGACAGAAGCGGATTGATTCAAAACACTAATATTTACTTGAGTTATGCCTATCACATCCAATTGTCTGATTCAATAAGAATGGGATTTGGCGTGCGTCCCGGCTATATGCAGTACAACATTAAGTTATACGACACCCAACTTGCAGATCCGGTAGATGATGTTTTGAACGGAAATATTCTGTCGACTAATGCTATTGATCTTGGATTTGGTTTATATGTGTATTCAAATAAATTTTTTGTTTCAGCATCCATGCGTCAAGTTCTTGGTTCATCAGTCTCTTTTACCGGTTTCAACTATGGTCTGGTTGAACACTACAGCGCAGTTGCCGGATACACTTTCAGAACCAAAAAGAAAAAATTTGAATTTGAACCGTCTGTCATGATGCAATATGTAAAACCTGCTCCGCTCCAATTATCTGCCATGTTCAAAACAACCTATAAAAATAAATATTGGGCAGGCCTAACAATGCGTACACAAGATGCAGTAGGAATTGTGATAGGAGCAAATTTCTGGAAACGTCTCAATATTGGATATGCTTTTGATTATTCACTTGGACAAGTAAAAACATTTAATAATGGAACACATGAATTCATGTTGACTTTTGTGGTAACTAAAACAAAACCTACACTAGATCAAGAAGACGAAGATTTGAATAACGGAATATTTGAAGAGAATAATAAAAAGAAACAGGAATAG